One genomic segment of Schlesneria paludicola DSM 18645 includes these proteins:
- a CDS encoding COG1361 family protein → MKRGTWMLAISGMMALCQNGNAADPASELPSRRSAVGTTRVSGSSSTKKPASGTPKNYYKDLFAEDERIPSVSAKRAAAADASPASKVKVVDWSDEVDVDRPETWAKKTPKTASKPVAQDDSATSELSAGAEQDAAAKEAAPPTGRPSARISYAKYDRSAGKKNPIQQIRGDGRPRSAPPIQGLEETAEKPVRKADSKKPASERSPFDDIVQTGGDSHSDPSTVAAAGPQTPQVTVEWVKRGEFNVGQECLVDLIVKNAGETPVSELAVDAVFPTNVRLTAAEPRPASATDRLTWTFESLAPASEKKITVTLIPSVRGEIGATAQVRFTGVSAAAFAVCEPMLKIAIKSPTKEVMLGDPASQMITVTNPGTGTAQDVKIEAKLSDGLEHPTREDRLVIDVGSIGPGETRSYRLGLTAAKGGPQSVSVVATSSSDATSTDTVDFDVVAPSIKVAVEGPSLRYKGRNAKYVLTVTNDGSLANNNIHISQLVASGFKFVSADNSGKFDPSVSTISWFIDHLEPGESTQVACELRSLQIGEFAHTVQVVSESGVQADARIETRVDGIASLTMELVDLDDPVENGAETGYEIRVKNDGSKAATDVSLVCELPAGMEFLSAKAPVPQDLEGRTLSFKPLEQIAPGAQVTYRVMMKVKKEGSHRLKARLTGAEVQDEIVLEEVTRAYSD, encoded by the coding sequence ATGAAACGCGGGACTTGGATGCTCGCCATCTCGGGAATGATGGCGCTTTGCCAGAACGGTAACGCTGCTGACCCCGCCTCCGAATTGCCATCTCGCCGAAGCGCCGTCGGAACGACGCGCGTCTCTGGAAGCAGCTCTACCAAAAAGCCGGCGAGCGGAACCCCGAAGAACTACTACAAAGATTTGTTCGCCGAAGACGAACGAATCCCTTCCGTTTCGGCCAAGCGTGCGGCTGCGGCCGACGCAAGCCCGGCGTCGAAAGTGAAAGTGGTCGACTGGAGCGACGAAGTTGATGTCGATCGCCCCGAGACCTGGGCCAAGAAGACTCCCAAAACCGCATCGAAGCCGGTCGCACAAGATGACAGTGCGACGAGCGAACTTTCGGCAGGAGCTGAGCAGGACGCCGCCGCCAAAGAAGCCGCACCTCCAACCGGCCGTCCCTCTGCACGGATCTCGTATGCCAAATATGACCGCAGTGCAGGCAAGAAAAACCCGATTCAGCAGATTCGCGGTGATGGCCGCCCACGCAGCGCTCCCCCCATCCAAGGGCTTGAAGAAACGGCCGAGAAGCCGGTTCGCAAAGCGGATTCCAAGAAACCCGCCAGTGAACGTAGCCCGTTCGATGACATTGTCCAGACGGGTGGTGATTCTCACTCCGACCCCAGCACCGTTGCCGCCGCTGGACCACAGACACCTCAAGTCACGGTCGAGTGGGTCAAACGCGGCGAATTCAACGTGGGCCAAGAGTGCCTTGTGGATTTGATCGTCAAGAATGCGGGCGAAACACCCGTTTCCGAACTGGCCGTGGACGCCGTCTTCCCGACAAATGTGCGGCTGACCGCCGCCGAACCGCGGCCGGCATCTGCGACCGATCGCCTGACCTGGACATTTGAAAGTCTGGCCCCGGCCAGCGAGAAAAAGATCACCGTCACGCTGATTCCCAGCGTTCGGGGTGAAATCGGCGCGACAGCACAAGTCCGATTCACGGGCGTCAGCGCGGCCGCGTTTGCGGTTTGCGAACCGATGCTGAAGATCGCGATCAAGTCGCCAACCAAGGAAGTCATGCTAGGCGACCCCGCCTCGCAAATGATTACCGTGACGAACCCGGGAACGGGTACGGCCCAGGACGTGAAAATCGAAGCGAAGCTGTCCGATGGACTGGAACACCCCACCCGCGAAGACCGCCTGGTCATCGATGTGGGTTCGATCGGACCAGGCGAAACACGTAGCTATCGCCTGGGTTTGACCGCAGCCAAAGGCGGACCGCAGTCGGTCAGCGTGGTGGCCACGTCAAGTTCGGATGCCACCAGCACCGACACCGTCGATTTCGACGTTGTCGCGCCGAGTATCAAAGTCGCCGTCGAAGGCCCCTCTTTGCGATACAAGGGCCGGAATGCAAAGTACGTCCTGACTGTCACCAACGATGGCAGCCTGGCGAACAACAACATCCACATCTCACAACTGGTCGCGTCGGGGTTCAAATTCGTCTCGGCCGACAACAGCGGGAAGTTTGATCCATCGGTCAGCACGATCTCTTGGTTCATCGATCACCTGGAACCGGGTGAATCGACGCAAGTGGCGTGCGAACTGCGTTCGTTGCAGATCGGTGAGTTCGCTCACACGGTGCAGGTGGTTTCCGAATCAGGCGTCCAAGCCGATGCTCGCATCGAAACACGCGTCGACGGAATTGCGTCTCTGACGATGGAACTGGTCGATCTGGATGATCCGGTGGAGAATGGTGCGGAAACCGGTTACGAGATCCGCGTGAAGAACGATGGATCGAAAGCCGCGACCGACGTCAGCCTGGTCTGCGAACTTCCGGCCGGGATGGAATTCCTGTCCGCGAAAGCTCCCGTTCCACAAGACCTCGAAGGTCGGACGTTGTCCTTCAAACCGCTCGAGCAGATTGCCCCGGGAGCACAAGTCACGTACCGCGTGATGATGAAGGTCAAGAAAGAAGGCAGCCATCGCCTGAAAGCGCGACTCACCGGTGCGGAAGTCCAGGACGAAATCGTCCTTGAAGAAGTCACCCGCGCTTATTCGGATTGA